The Sporanaerobacter acetigenes DSM 13106 genome contains the following window.
AAGCATCAACACCTTCTCTTTCAAGTCTTCTAGCTAATGCTACAGTAGGAACTACTGGCAAAACTTTTACTTCAGCATTTTTAAGTTTTTCTATATATTTACCTGGATTTCCAGCCCCTGTAGTCACTACCGGAACTCTTTCTTCACATACTAAATCTATAATATCTTCAGCAAAAGGTGACATAAGCATTATATTTACCCCAAAGGGTTTATCGGTATTTAATCTTAATTTTCTTATTTCCTCTTTAATCACTTCTTTTGGTGCATTTCCAGCTGCTATAATTCCTAATCCCCCTGCTTCTGACACAGCTTGAGCTAATTCATGAGTTGCTACCCAAGCCATTCCTCCCTGAATAATTGGATACTTTGTATTTAATGTTTCACACAATCTTGTATTAAACATATTTCACCATCCTTTATTTAATCCATTTCAAAAGTACTGAAGCCCATGTGAGCCCTGCACCAAAGGCCACCAATAAAACTACATCATCTTTTTTTATAAGATCTTTGTGATAAGCTTCATCTAAAGCCATAGGAATTGATGCTGAAGATACATTGCCATACTTATCCAAATTCACATATACTCTTTCTTTAGGTACTTTGAGCCTTTTAGCTGCAGAATTTATAATTCTTATATTGGCCTGATGTGGAACAAGAAAATCTATATCTTCTAAATTCATATTTGCTTTTTTTAAAGCTTCTAAAGAAGCCCTTTCCATTGCTCTTACAGCAAATTTAAATACTTCCCCTCCGTCCATATGTACGTAGTGAAGTCTTTCGTCTATTGTTTCATGGGATGCAGGCATCCTAGAACCTCCCGCTGGTTGAGTAAGAAAATGTCCACTAGCTCCATCTGCACCCAAATCATACGAAAGAATACCACTTCCGTTTTCACATCTTTGCAAAATACAAGCTCCTGCCCCATCTCCAAATAGTACGCATGTACTTCTATCCTCCCAATCAAGTATTTTAGATAAGACTTCAGAGCCAATAACTAACACAGTCTTATAAGCTCCTGTAGCTATAAAATTTGATCCTATAGCTAGTCCATATAAAAATCCTGAGCAACCTACAGAGATGTCAAAAGCAGCAGCATTGTCTGCACCTATATTTTTTTGTACTATACAAGCTGTTGATGGAAAAGCCATATCAGGTGTAACTGTAGCTATAAGTATTAAATCTATATCCTTAGAGTCAATTTTTGCATCTTTTATAGCTCTTTTAGCAGCCTCTGTACATAAATCTGATGTAGCTGTATTTTTATCTGCAATTCTTCTTTGTCTAATACCAGTTCTTGTCTTTATCCATTCATCTGATGTATCTACTATTTTACTTAAATCATCATTAGTCACTACATTATCTGGTACACAACTACCTAATCCTGTAATGCCTACAGAATATAAATTATTCAAAAATATGCACCTCCTGTACATAAACCAAGAATAATATGGTATAATCTATTTATTGACATGTCATATTGTCATTCTTCATAGATGGTCTATACAATATGCTAAATTTTTATTATTGAAATTTTTTATCCCAATTTTATGGAAACTTTATGAAGTTTTTTATTGAACTTTAAAAAATAGTATATAATATTCTCCAAAATATTTCAACCTTTATCCATCTAATTCCAATAATATTTTTGTGAGGTGATCTTATGACAAATGTATTAAATATAAATGAAGTAAAAAAAATAATTCCTCATAGATATCCTTTTCTCATGGTAGATAGCGTAGAAATAGTTTCACCTGGAAAATTGGGAATAGGATATAAAAATGTAACTATCAACGAACCATTTTTCCAAGGCCATTTTCCTGATGAACCTATTATGCCTGGAGTTTTAATAGTAGAAGCTATAGCACAAGTAGGAGCCGTTGTCATATTAAGTGAAGAAAGATTCAAGGGAAAAACCCCATATTTTGCAGGATTAAATAAAATAAGATTTAAAAAGAAAGTTGTCCCTGGCGATGTCTTGAAAATGGAAATTGAAATAACTAAAATAAAAAGTTCTATAGGTATAGGAAAAGGTGCTGCATATGTAGATGATGAAATTGCTTGTGAAGGTGAATTTTTATTTGCAATAGGTTAAAGATGAGCAAACCATCTTTAACCTATTGCAAAAAATATTTCAATCAATACTAACTTTCTCAACTTTTTTGACTAACAATTTCAACTTTTCTTCATCAATATCCCCCATAGGACTACTGTTTTTTCTAACAGCAGTTCCAAAGTGGACTTCCTTTGCTTTTGTATATTCAATTATATGCTCTACATTGTTCAAAGTAAGTCCTCCACCTACGAGTATTATTGGATTATTTTCACTGTTCTCAATTGTCTTTTCTAATATATCTAAATTTTTTTGTATATTATCCTTTCCTCCTGAAGTTAAAATCCTTTTTACATCAGGATATTTTTTAAGGATTTTCACACTTTCTATCAAATTTTTGCTCTCATCTATAGCTCTATGAAAAGTAACCTCTAAACAATCTGAATACTTAAGAAGTGTCTTTAAATTTTCCTCATCAATATTTCCTTCACTATCTAGAATCCCTAAAACTACTCCATTGGCTCCCAATTTTTTTGCAATTTTTATATCTTCAATCATTATCTTTATATCTTCATCTGAATATATAAAGGATTTAGCATGAGGTCTTATCATTACATTTACAGGAATACTCACCCTTTTCATAACTTCATCTATAAGTCCATAACTTGGAGTAAGACCTCCCTCTGTTAAAGAAGATACAAGCTCTATTCTGTCTCCACCATTTTTCTCAATCTTTATAGCATCATCTATACAAGTAGCAATAATTTCTAGCATCTAAATTCTCCTTTACTTATATTTTATAAATCAACTTCAATTATAGCATAAAAAGGACTTTCTTAAATGTATTTTAACAATTGAGGAAAACTGGAACTTTCCTATCGGTAATAAAAAATGGCAAGGAAAATATTTTCCTCGCCATTTTTTATATTACTGCAGTTTTTTTATCATATATTCTATTATTATAAAGTATCCTTCCAATTCTTTCTTCTTCTGATAAAACTCTTCTTTCAATATTATCATAAGGATATAATGCACCATTAATTAATCGAGTAGACAATTCTCCTTTTGCTGCTGGATTTCCTCTGAAATGTGGAGTGTCTAATATACCTACTTCAACAGCTTTTGCCAATACTTTTGGATCTGATAGTGGATCTTTTGAATTATAATCTAGTGATTTTATTGCATCTAATATAATATAAGCATCTTCTATAAGTTCTTCTTTTCTCTTTTGCACTACTAAATCTTTTGTCATATCAACTGTACCTAGAAACTCATTTCTTACTACACCCCTTACTATTTTGCAAGATTCTATTATATCTTCTGCATTTGCAGCATGATGAGCTTCACAATATCCTACTACATGGTAGATATGTGGTTTTATAGCCATAGATAAATAAGCTGAGCTTGCAAGTTGACCTTTTGCTTGATTTAAATCTGCAGGAAAACTTGCGAGTCCTGCTCTTGCCTGTCTATAAACCTTAAAGTCTTTATCTTCTAAACTCTCTATCAATTCTATCTTTGCAAGCATTTTAGCCAAGTCCATTTGAGGTGCCATAAATGCAGGAACATTGAACATGAATTGAGCTATATAATTTTTAACTCCCATCTTTTTGGCATTGTAGGCAGCTAAATAAGCAGTAGCTACTCCTATGGCATCATGAGCATCTCTTAAACTCCAGTGATGAGATTCATTTACTTCTACTGGTATATTTCTATCTCCATGCCATTTCATGACTTGTTGATTCTCTATTATAGCATCCAATACATGCCTTGGCCCTCTTTTGTCTAAATCACTATACCAATATAGTGGAACTGCACACCAAGCATTATGAATAGTACTTTTAAGCACTTTTGCAAATGGTATTAAATTCTTTGTACCACTATAGCATCTAAGTAATGGATAATTTCCCCTTTGAGCAGCATTATAAAGTTTTCTAAAATCTTCTTCAGATCTAATAGGAACTCCTCCAGCTCCATCTAATCTATGATCCATTTTATCTATTTCAAAAAAATGTTCTTGTGCATTTTGATCAGGAGCTATTGATATAACATCTAATACCTTGGCTTCTGCAACTTTTTCAATAGCCTCCACTGTATCTTCTATAGTTGGAAGGCCTAAATGATGTCTCAATATAGGATAGGGATATTTAGAATCTATTCTTGAAATTAAATCTCTAGGATAATATTCTTCTTCTATATAATCTTTTCCCTTCAGATATCCTATAACTTCATCTATATCTTCTGTTCCATAAAATATTTTAGTAAATATTCCTGTTTTTTCAGCAACTTTTGCCGTAGGTTCTGTACCTCCAAATATCCAAGTAATATTTGATACATTTTCTTCTTCGATTTTTCCCTTTAGTTCATCAAGTATCTCTTCTAATGGTTCTGGAGTAAGTCTATAACTTAAGCCGACTACATCAGGTTTTAGGTCTTTTATCTTTTCTATAATAGTATCTATTGGCAATGCAATCCCAATGAAATCTGTCTCATATCCTTCCTTTTCCGCCAAATTGAGAAAGTTCATTGTACCTGCTACATGAACGCAATTTCCTATAGTCGCTGCAATTATTTTTTTCATTATGCCACCACCTCACTACTTTTAGAAATAGTACCTGTTTGAGCAAATGTATGAATTTCATCAATGCTTAGCCCATCTAATCCCAATCTTTCCACTGTCCTTCCATTATTCCAAAAATCTCGCCCTGTAATAAGCATTGCTAATCTTATGATGGAATCAATATATGGTGTTTCCAATTCGAACATTTTAGCAATTGAGGACATAGGAACCAAACTACATGGAACATCTTCATATATATATCTAATATTTAAGCCTTTAGGAGCTACTAGTCCCGTGTATCCCGGATTGTTTTGAACTGAATCATAAAGGCATTCTCCACTGGCACCATAAGACTCATATAGCCATTCCTTAGCTGATATAGTATTTGTATTTGTGATATTAGCTATTTTCATTCTTTCTTCATCCATCTTTTCTAAAAATTTACCTATAGATGGAGTAATCCCTTCTTTATAATATTCAAATGGTGCTCCTCTTTCTATATGCCCACTATTCAATAGTGTTGGAGCCGGATGAAATATAGCTCCATAATTGTTTAAGCTTGTTTCAATAACATCTCTTGCTGGTTTAAATTGTGGATAAGCACTATAAAGCGTACTTATCACTTCATTTGTTCTAATTGCCGGTATACAAGCTAGTGAAACTTCATTTTTTATCTTGAAAATATGAGCACTATTTGGACTTGTAGCACGACAAGCATATATAAAAGTTTGTGCTTCAGCCACTACAATATCTTTATCACAGCCACATCTTCTTATAGTGCTATATACCTCCAAAGCTCCCCCTGTTCTTCCAGGATTTAAAACAATTATCTGACCATCCTTCAAATGTGGAGCCATTTCTTTTGCAATATAATTGTGACCCATAGCAGGAATAGTCACCATTATAATATCAGAATCTTTTATCACTTCTCCCACATTGCTGCTAACTTTATTTAACACTCCAGTACCTTCTTCTTCTCCAGTAAGGACAATAGTCGGATTCTCAATTAGTGGCATTATTTTTTCTAGAGTTCTATTGTACAAATTCACTGTAAATCCACTCTTGGCCAGATAGCCAGCCATAGCAATTCCACCATTACCTGCACCTAATACTGAGTAAATCATAAAATTACCTCCTTTGAATATCTAAAATATTTACAGTAAAATTAAAGACTATGGGGAACCATAGTCATGTGACAATAGAATACCAATCCCCCTTCCACGCTTACGAGGTTAGCTGATGGGTTCGGGTTAAGGGCATACCCTACCTTATAGAACAAAAAGGATTCACCCCAAATACTGGGTCCCCCGCTCTTCTCACATTATTTGTGAAAAAATTAAGCGATATAAATATATGCTGAAATTTAACATATTTTGTCATCTGTTTTTTTGTATATATAAACAAGCTATTATATAGCTTTTTATCATCTTTATTAGTTTTTTAGTAGATTTCTTATATATATTTTTGAATTATTGAAAAGAAATATTAGATAAAATATGAACTGAAATACTAACTTAGAAAGAGTTTCACGAAATGAAAACTCATAAAAAACCGATAATTTATCCTTAAAATATATTATACCAAACATTTATGCTTAAATCAAGCTTTTATAGGATCCATTTCCTAAATTTTTCTCATTAAACAAAAAGTGCAGCAAAATATACTTTGCTACACTTAAGTGAAATATCTTATTTACTGGTGTTAGTATAATTATGAACATAGTATAAAACTAATGTGTGAAATTTTAAAAATACCTAGATTTTGGATTCTATTTTTATAATTTCATCAAAATTATCGAGAAAACTTTTGTTAGTAGTATGAGTTACTACAATTACAATTTTATCCGACAACTGTTTAATCAAATTGCCTATATTATTTTCGTTTTCTGCGTCTAGCCCTGAAGTCGGCTCATCAAAGAGAACCGCTTGGGAATTTTTAAGTATACTTCTTGAAACTTCTAATCGTTTTTCCTCTCCTCCAGAGAGAGTTATGCAGGAATTATTTCCTATTACTTTATTTATAGAATGGGTAGTAATAAGTTTTTTCAATCCACTCTTTATCAGTGAATTTTTTATTTCCTCGTCATTATAAGAGTGGAAAAGAGCTACATTTTCAGAAATAGTAGCCGTGAAAATATCCGGTTTTTGTTTGACAAGGGATATTTTATCGTAATAAGATGTAAAATCAATATCTTTTAAATTTATTTCATTTACATTGACTTTGCCTTCATCTACTTCGCAAAGTCCTAAAATAATATTGAGAAGTGTCGATTTACCACTACCACTTTCACCTACTATGGCATATTTCTTTCCCCTCTCAAAAACATGACTAAAATTACAAAATATAGGTTTGTCATTGTAAGAGAAGCTTATGTTGGATAGTCTGATAAACTTAATGGGGTCTTTTAATGCTATTTTATTGCAGTTAGTATCTATATTATGGGTTTCATTTATATAATCACAGAGCTCATCGGTAATTTTTTTGCTAGATACCAATTCAGTAAAGGTAGAACTCAAATACTGAAGGGGACCAGAGATGGTACTCATCAAAGTAGTCATTGCAATTAAATCGCCTACTGTAATTTTTTTTAGAGCCACAAAGAAACCACCTATTATCCAAGTGCCAGAATAAGCAATTCCTCCAAGGAAAAACGATACTGCATAAGTTAAACCTTGAAAAGACTCGAAATCTATTTTTTTCTTTTTTAAATCTTCGCTTTTTTCAGATAAATTTTTGGAATAATTTGGGATGCTGTTTCCAATTTTTAAAGTATTAATAAAACTTACAAATTCCTGAAATAGTGAAAAATAATTATCCTGTTCTTGAGATACTAAATTCCTCTTATCTTTTAAAATTTTTTTGGATATATAAGGAGATAACAGAGGAGCCGCCGATAAAATTATCATCAAAATCGCAAATTTTGCCTCCAGTTGAAAGGATAGAAAAATGGATAGAACAAATATAAATAAACTAAGTATAAGCCCTGCAAGAGGCTTTAAGTATTCATTTTCCACTATATTTGCATCATTCACCAACTTTGATATGATTTTACTTTTATCCGCATTCTCTATAGAAAAACTATCCATATCGCTTATTTTATCTACGAGTTTTGATCTTATATCGTGCATTACACAATGCACCAGTTTTGCCTTTGTAACTCTAGGAAAGTAGTCAAATAACATATCTAGTATAAGATATAAAATAGAAAATATGGACACCCAAACCAACTTTTTTAAATTGCCTGATAATGCAGTATCGATAATTACCTTGTATATGAGAGCAGTAGCCACCTGAATTGATGCCGCGATAAAACATATTATAATGTGAAGGAACAATTCCTTTTTGTTATTCATTAATAACGATTTCATATTGACACCTCCTAACCACATCGACACTATCCATTTTCAGTTACTTTATTTCCTTTTTCATATACTCTTCTATCCATTTATCTTTTGCTTCCATGTATTTTATTTTCCCATCTATTTTCTTAGTCAAAAATATAACTGGTTTCATATCTTCTTTAGCTACTACAAATGAAAATTCATCTATATTGGTACCTATTCCCCATTCTCCTTTATTATTCATACAAACTACAGAAATGTCTCTTGAAAGATTAGCTTTACGCTTTAGCTTTTCACTGAATTCTGCTACTGCTCGTTCAGCCGCTTCTTGTGGATTAAGCCCTTCACTCATAAGCCTAACAACTTCATAAGATAAGCAACCTTTCATTATATCTTCCCCAACTCCAGTAGCTGCTGCACCACCTACTTCGCTATCTACATAAAAACCTCCTCCACAAAGTGGCGAGTCACCAACACGACCTTTTCTTTTCATAAATAAACCACTAGTTGATGTTCCCGCACACATTTTTCCATA
Protein-coding sequences here:
- the fabZ gene encoding 3-hydroxyacyl-ACP dehydratase FabZ — encoded protein: MTNVLNINEVKKIIPHRYPFLMVDSVEIVSPGKLGIGYKNVTINEPFFQGHFPDEPIMPGVLIVEAIAQVGAVVILSEERFKGKTPYFAGLNKIRFKKKVVPGDVLKMEIEITKIKSSIGIGKGAAYVDDEIACEGEFLFAIG
- a CDS encoding cobalamin B12-binding domain-containing protein, translating into MKKIIAATIGNCVHVAGTMNFLNLAEKEGYETDFIGIALPIDTIIEKIKDLKPDVVGLSYRLTPEPLEEILDELKGKIEEENVSNITWIFGGTEPTAKVAEKTGIFTKIFYGTEDIDEVIGYLKGKDYIEEEYYPRDLISRIDSKYPYPILRHHLGLPTIEDTVEAIEKVAEAKVLDVISIAPDQNAQEHFFEIDKMDHRLDGAGGVPIRSEEDFRKLYNAAQRGNYPLLRCYSGTKNLIPFAKVLKSTIHNAWCAVPLYWYSDLDKRGPRHVLDAIIENQQVMKWHGDRNIPVEVNESHHWSLRDAHDAIGVATAYLAAYNAKKMGVKNYIAQFMFNVPAFMAPQMDLAKMLAKIELIESLEDKDFKVYRQARAGLASFPADLNQAKGQLASSAYLSMAIKPHIYHVVGYCEAHHAANAEDIIESCKIVRGVVRNEFLGTVDMTKDLVVQKRKEELIEDAYIILDAIKSLDYNSKDPLSDPKVLAKAVEVGILDTPHFRGNPAAKGELSTRLINGALYPYDNIERRVLSEEERIGRILYNNRIYDKKTAVI
- a CDS encoding copper homeostasis protein CutC, translated to MLEIIATCIDDAIKIEKNGGDRIELVSSLTEGGLTPSYGLIDEVMKRVSIPVNVMIRPHAKSFIYSDEDIKIMIEDIKIAKKLGANGVVLGILDSEGNIDEENLKTLLKYSDCLEVTFHRAIDESKNLIESVKILKKYPDVKRILTSGGKDNIQKNLDILEKTIENSENNPIILVGGGLTLNNVEHIIEYTKAKEVHFGTAVRKNSSPMGDIDEEKLKLLVKKVEKVSID
- a CDS encoding beta-ketoacyl-ACP synthase III — encoded protein: MNNLYSVGITGLGSCVPDNVVTNDDLSKIVDTSDEWIKTRTGIRQRRIADKNTATSDLCTEAAKRAIKDAKIDSKDIDLILIATVTPDMAFPSTACIVQKNIGADNAAAFDISVGCSGFLYGLAIGSNFIATGAYKTVLVIGSEVLSKILDWEDRSTCVLFGDGAGACILQRCENGSGILSYDLGADGASGHFLTQPAGGSRMPASHETIDERLHYVHMDGGEVFKFAVRAMERASLEALKKANMNLEDIDFLVPHQANIRIINSAAKRLKVPKERVYVNLDKYGNVSSASIPMALDEAYHKDLIKKDDVVLLVAFGAGLTWASVLLKWIK
- a CDS encoding NAD/NADP-dependent octopine/nopaline dehydrogenase family protein; this translates as MIYSVLGAGNGGIAMAGYLAKSGFTVNLYNRTLEKIMPLIENPTIVLTGEEEGTGVLNKVSSNVGEVIKDSDIIMVTIPAMGHNYIAKEMAPHLKDGQIIVLNPGRTGGALEVYSTIRRCGCDKDIVVAEAQTFIYACRATSPNSAHIFKIKNEVSLACIPAIRTNEVISTLYSAYPQFKPARDVIETSLNNYGAIFHPAPTLLNSGHIERGAPFEYYKEGITPSIGKFLEKMDEERMKIANITNTNTISAKEWLYESYGASGECLYDSVQNNPGYTGLVAPKGLNIRYIYEDVPCSLVPMSSIAKMFELETPYIDSIIRLAMLITGRDFWNNGRTVERLGLDGLSIDEIHTFAQTGTISKSSEVVA
- a CDS encoding ABC transporter ATP-binding protein, with translation MKSLLMNNKKELFLHIIICFIAASIQVATALIYKVIIDTALSGNLKKLVWVSIFSILYLILDMLFDYFPRVTKAKLVHCVMHDIRSKLVDKISDMDSFSIENADKSKIISKLVNDANIVENEYLKPLAGLILSLFIFVLSIFLSFQLEAKFAILMIILSAAPLLSPYISKKILKDKRNLVSQEQDNYFSLFQEFVSFINTLKIGNSIPNYSKNLSEKSEDLKKKKIDFESFQGLTYAVSFFLGGIAYSGTWIIGGFFVALKKITVGDLIAMTTLMSTISGPLQYLSSTFTELVSSKKITDELCDYINETHNIDTNCNKIALKDPIKFIRLSNISFSYNDKPIFCNFSHVFERGKKYAIVGESGSGKSTLLNIILGLCEVDEGKVNVNEINLKDIDFTSYYDKISLVKQKPDIFTATISENVALFHSYNDEEIKNSLIKSGLKKLITTHSINKVIGNNSCITLSGGEEKRLEVSRSILKNSQAVLFDEPTSGLDAENENNIGNLIKQLSDKIVIVVTHTTNKSFLDNFDEIIKIESKI